In Emcibacteraceae bacterium, a single window of DNA contains:
- the smc gene encoding chromosome segregation protein SMC, translating to MHFTRLRLSGFKSFVDPTELVIEPGLTGVVGPNGCGKSNLLEALRWVMGENSAKSMRGNGMDDVIFAGTSTRPARNLAEVTLSLDNQDRTAPSAFNDEIDLEISRRIERDSGSAYRVNGKEIRGKDVKLMFADASTGAHSPSLVSQGRIGSLISAKPKERRAILEEAAGISGLHSRRNEAESKLKSADKNLERLGDVEIGLQEQIRNLKNQARQATRYKNVAGEIRKLQALLLYIEWQTIEKNIGTTSRDEREVSLIVAKVTAELAALSKEQAIIASGLPELRQNEAELAAKLHRITVSRDSLDGEEQRVIETQEKLKALLIQIDQDEEREKDVIKDSLSTMERLEVEKKFLEDEIAGATGNIEQLAKNLQEKQSDTLDAELALEELTGRLAERNADRINFTREIEERRGQIQNLEDQKVTVEERLSTLENNNLFTQTLSGAEKKLKEAEQQITKMRLAFNEAEDKRQSIQQMEQEARNLLQMCESKLARVKAEKEALEEVLSADFDGKGIPLLEKLSVKKGYETALGAALNSDLDASDDPQYSVHWRELPPLGENNKFPQGVETLDQFVKAPSILKRRLCQIGVVDSEEKALEILKDLKAGQRLVTLGGGLWRWDGLCVSPDAPSGTAIRLAQKNRLENLKNEYSEKEKEVLKASENHSKFSEELSSIKDISRAARDEWRKADEEAINARREMTEAEKLAARHQSEETALKDRQAHIVQDLKDQNIRYMAAIENLEKLPEMVELEELIAQNRENVEARRREFSEARIAHDSHQNQSEMRLKRLEQINSEYDNWQVRIRNVNNHLENLAIRSEETKKELSTLENRPGEIVVERRKLNVLIDEAETERKAAAIKLAEAENTLASKEREMREVQSRVSEARERKVRLETNLEQFIEQKDHLGRRIQEEFDHEPAELFALAELNEGDELPDEDESHQKLERLKIERERLGAVNLRAEIELEEINAQLDASIKEREELEEAIKRLNKAISDINREGRARMLKAFDEVNNHFKDLFTTLFGGGEAFLELTESDDPLDAGLEIMASPPGKKMQNLGLLSGGEQALTALSLIFAVFMTNPSPICVLDEVDAPLDDANVERFCDLLDEMRKNTTTRFLIVTHNAISMSRMNRLYGVTMAERGVSQLVSVDLESAEKIRDRVTDSQFQNA from the coding sequence TTGCATTTTACGCGACTAAGATTATCCGGGTTTAAATCATTCGTTGATCCGACGGAACTGGTTATTGAACCTGGGTTAACGGGTGTAGTGGGCCCGAATGGTTGTGGAAAATCAAACCTTCTTGAAGCCCTGCGATGGGTGATGGGGGAAAATTCCGCAAAAAGCATGCGTGGGAATGGGATGGATGACGTGATTTTTGCAGGCACCTCAACCCGTCCCGCCCGTAACCTTGCTGAAGTTACCCTCAGTCTTGATAATCAGGACCGAACAGCGCCATCTGCTTTTAACGATGAAATTGATCTTGAAATTTCAAGGAGGATTGAGCGGGATAGCGGCTCCGCCTACCGGGTGAATGGCAAGGAGATCCGCGGCAAAGATGTTAAGCTTATGTTCGCGGATGCCTCAACGGGTGCCCATTCGCCTTCTTTGGTAAGTCAGGGACGGATTGGTTCTCTGATTAGTGCCAAGCCAAAGGAAAGAAGGGCCATCCTGGAAGAAGCAGCCGGGATCAGCGGGCTTCATTCGCGTCGTAATGAAGCTGAAAGCAAGCTTAAAAGTGCGGATAAAAACCTGGAACGGTTGGGCGATGTGGAAATCGGTCTTCAGGAGCAGATCAGAAACCTTAAAAATCAGGCAAGGCAGGCAACACGCTATAAGAATGTCGCCGGTGAAATTAGAAAACTTCAGGCACTTCTCCTGTATATCGAATGGCAGACTATAGAAAAAAATATCGGCACGACGTCACGGGATGAGAGGGAAGTATCGCTCATTGTCGCTAAAGTAACGGCTGAACTTGCAGCGTTAAGTAAAGAGCAGGCCATAATTGCATCAGGACTTCCCGAACTTAGACAGAATGAAGCCGAACTGGCGGCGAAGCTGCACCGGATAACTGTAAGCCGTGACAGTCTCGACGGCGAAGAGCAGCGCGTAATAGAAACACAGGAAAAGCTGAAGGCGCTGCTTATTCAGATAGATCAGGACGAAGAACGGGAAAAGGACGTTATTAAGGATTCTTTATCCACTATGGAGCGTCTTGAGGTTGAAAAGAAATTTCTTGAGGATGAAATTGCTGGTGCTACAGGTAATATTGAACAACTTGCAAAAAATTTACAGGAAAAACAGTCTGATACACTGGACGCAGAACTGGCACTGGAAGAATTGACGGGAAGACTGGCGGAAAGAAATGCTGACCGTATCAATTTTACCCGTGAGATTGAAGAGCGCAGGGGGCAAATTCAAAATCTTGAAGACCAGAAAGTCACTGTTGAGGAAAGACTTTCCACACTTGAGAATAATAATCTGTTTACCCAGACTTTAAGTGGTGCCGAGAAAAAACTGAAAGAGGCCGAGCAACAGATAACAAAAATGCGCCTGGCCTTTAATGAGGCAGAAGATAAGAGACAGTCAATTCAGCAAATGGAGCAGGAGGCAAGAAATCTGCTACAAATGTGTGAAAGCAAACTGGCCAGAGTAAAAGCAGAGAAAGAAGCCCTTGAAGAAGTGTTAAGTGCCGATTTTGATGGCAAAGGCATCCCTCTTCTTGAAAAGCTGTCTGTTAAAAAAGGCTATGAAACAGCCCTTGGTGCTGCCCTAAATAGTGATCTGGATGCTAGCGACGATCCCCAGTATTCTGTGCACTGGCGGGAATTGCCGCCCTTGGGTGAAAATAATAAATTCCCGCAAGGGGTGGAAACTCTTGATCAGTTCGTTAAGGCTCCATCGATTTTAAAAAGACGTCTTTGCCAGATAGGTGTTGTGGACAGTGAAGAAAAAGCCCTTGAAATTTTAAAGGATTTAAAAGCGGGACAACGTCTTGTAACGCTTGGCGGTGGTCTCTGGCGATGGGATGGGCTTTGTGTTTCTCCTGATGCGCCATCGGGAACTGCGATCAGGCTTGCCCAGAAAAACAGACTTGAAAATCTCAAAAACGAATATTCAGAAAAAGAAAAAGAAGTATTAAAGGCATCAGAAAATCACAGTAAATTTAGTGAAGAGCTTTCATCCATAAAAGACATAAGCAGGGCGGCGCGTGACGAATGGCGCAAAGCGGATGAGGAAGCGATAAATGCCCGTCGGGAGATGACCGAAGCTGAGAAACTGGCTGCCCGGCATCAGTCGGAAGAGACTGCTCTAAAGGATCGTCAGGCTCACATTGTGCAGGATTTGAAAGATCAGAATATTCGTTATATGGCGGCAATAGAAAATCTCGAAAAATTGCCGGAGATGGTTGAGCTTGAAGAACTGATTGCCCAAAACAGGGAAAATGTGGAAGCGCGTCGTAGAGAATTTTCAGAAGCCAGAATCGCCCATGACAGTCATCAAAATCAAAGCGAAATGCGCCTTAAGCGCCTTGAGCAGATAAATTCTGAATATGACAATTGGCAGGTGCGGATTAGAAACGTCAATAATCATCTTGAAAATCTCGCCATAAGAAGCGAGGAAACAAAAAAAGAGCTGAGCACACTGGAAAACAGACCCGGTGAGATTGTTGTAGAGCGACGTAAACTGAATGTATTGATTGACGAAGCCGAAACGGAAAGAAAAGCCGCTGCGATTAAATTGGCGGAAGCAGAAAATACGCTGGCCAGCAAAGAGCGTGAAATGCGTGAGGTTCAAAGTCGTGTCAGTGAAGCGCGTGAGCGTAAAGTACGCCTTGAAACCAATCTTGAGCAGTTTATCGAACAGAAAGATCATCTGGGTCGCCGTATTCAGGAAGAGTTTGACCATGAACCGGCCGAACTTTTCGCTCTTGCAGAACTTAATGAAGGTGATGAATTGCCGGATGAAGATGAATCGCATCAGAAGCTGGAGCGCCTTAAAATTGAGCGTGAACGACTTGGGGCAGTGAACCTAAGAGCTGAAATTGAGCTTGAAGAAATAAATGCCCAGCTAGATGCGTCTATTAAAGAGCGTGAAGAGCTGGAAGAGGCAATCAAAAGACTGAATAAAGCCATTTCAGATATTAACCGAGAAGGCCGTGCCCGCATGCTCAAGGCCTTTGATGAGGTGAATAATCATTTTAAAGATTTATTCACCACCTTATTTGGTGGCGGTGAAGCTTTTCTTGAACTTACAGAATCTGATGACCCGCTCGATGCAGGACTTGAAATTATGGCCAGTCCTCCGGGCAAGAAAATGCAGAATTTGGGCCTCCTTAGCGGTGGTGAACAGGCTCTTACAGCGCTCTCGCTCATTTTTGCGGTGTTTATGACAAACCCATCACCAATTTGTGTGCTTGATGAGGTTGATGCACCGCTTGATGATGCCAACGTGGAACGATTCTGTGATTTGCTTGATGAAATGAGAAAAAACACCACCACCCGTTTTCTGATTGTGACGCATAATGCCATCAGCATGAGTCGTATGAACAGATTATATGGTGTGACAATGGCGGAAAGAGGGGTTTCCCAATTGGTTTCTGTTGACCTGGAAAGTGCTGAAAAAATCCGTGATCGGGTCACGGATTCTCAATTTCAGAACGCCTGA
- a CDS encoding thioredoxin domain-containing protein yields MIKQLYTRKIAVFIGAALFGMLLSILPGCAQENSDSGASTNAETSADMSFLDHDMVLGDPNAPVEMIEYASLTCVHCAEFQKRILPEIKEKYVDTGKLKIVMRSFLLNAIDAQATLLTRCVPEKRYFKFMEALFTLQDQWYDIPEYQRLTSQHDAQTANRMFVEHTMGEVEKMARQIGLNKSKIDACLTDQKIADYVFSVHRGGIEQYKVNATPTIIVNGNKVNLDLASVENAIEAALK; encoded by the coding sequence ATGATTAAACAACTATATACGCGAAAAATTGCTGTCTTTATTGGAGCGGCGCTCTTTGGAATGCTCTTATCCATACTACCGGGCTGTGCTCAGGAAAACAGTGATTCTGGGGCGTCGACAAACGCAGAAACATCTGCTGATATGTCATTTCTCGACCATGATATGGTTCTGGGAGATCCGAATGCACCGGTGGAAATGATAGAGTATGCCTCACTAACCTGTGTGCATTGTGCTGAATTCCAGAAAAGAATTTTGCCTGAGATTAAAGAAAAATATGTTGATACGGGAAAGTTGAAAATTGTGATGCGCAGCTTTCTTCTGAATGCAATTGATGCTCAGGCAACACTCCTGACTCGTTGTGTTCCGGAAAAGCGATATTTCAAATTCATGGAAGCACTGTTTACATTACAGGATCAATGGTACGATATTCCGGAATATCAAAGACTGACCAGTCAACATGATGCACAAACGGCAAACCGGATGTTCGTTGAACATACTATGGGGGAAGTTGAAAAAATGGCACGTCAGATAGGCTTGAATAAAAGTAAAATTGACGCCTGCCTGACGGATCAGAAAATTGCAGATTATGTATTTTCAGTACACAGAGGCGGTATTGAGCAATATAAGGTAAATGCTACTCCAACAATTATCGTCAATGGCAATAAAGTAAATCTTGATCTGGCATCTGTTGAAAATGCTATCGAGGCGGCACTGAAATAA